From a region of the Candidatus Brocadia sp. genome:
- a CDS encoding IS1634 family transposase — MLELDTFWRMRLPSSRKGTIWLNILKALVCYRLIDPGSEFRFHRERYVRSAIGDLLGEDYSLAQKDKAYRCLDLLLEHRDELFAYLKEKWGKLFGAKYDVLLYDLTSTYFESDPPPTGSGSKKRFGYSRDKRSDCVQVVVALVLTPEGFPVAYEVYPGNTRDTATLEEFLDRIEKQYGKFRRTWLMDRGIPTEEMLEKMRERGIDYLVGTPKGHLTRVEKPLLEQTWMQARESVRVKVLRQESEFYVYVESHDRVSKERAMRRRRLRRLWVGLRELRNRKALTHDDLLMHIGALKREAGRDYRLVTISIPKPQEPVNENTFRFSLDRERLRQAYRREGRYLLRSNMQATAPETVWENYLLLTRIEQAFKDLKGSLSVRPLWHQLERRIEAHIFVSFLAFCLHTTLRNLARGRAGGLTSEAILEKLSGIQMIDVHLPTTDGRHIVMSRYTQPEKDVLLLLAQLGLTLPEQPPPKVYASGQVGL; from the coding sequence ATGCTGGAACTGGACACATTCTGGAGGATGCGTCTGCCGTCAAGCCGGAAGGGGACAATCTGGTTGAATATACTGAAGGCGCTTGTCTGTTACCGGTTGATCGATCCGGGAAGCGAATTTCGTTTTCACCGTGAGCGGTACGTGCGCAGCGCAATAGGCGATCTGCTGGGAGAGGATTATTCCCTGGCGCAGAAGGACAAGGCGTATCGTTGTTTGGATTTGTTGCTTGAGCATCGGGACGAGCTGTTTGCCTATTTAAAGGAGAAGTGGGGCAAGCTCTTTGGGGCGAAGTACGATGTACTGCTGTATGATTTGACGAGTACGTATTTTGAAAGTGACCCACCTCCGACTGGATCGGGGAGTAAGAAACGGTTTGGATATAGCCGGGACAAACGTTCGGATTGCGTGCAGGTGGTAGTGGCATTGGTGTTAACGCCGGAAGGATTTCCCGTGGCCTACGAAGTGTATCCGGGCAATACCAGAGACACCGCAACGCTGGAGGAATTTCTGGATCGGATTGAAAAGCAGTATGGGAAATTCCGGCGCACCTGGCTTATGGATCGCGGTATTCCAACGGAGGAGATGTTGGAAAAGATGCGTGAGCGCGGGATTGATTATTTGGTTGGGACTCCGAAGGGACATTTGACGCGAGTAGAAAAACCGTTGCTCGAACAAACCTGGATGCAGGCGAGGGAGAGCGTCCGCGTGAAAGTTCTTCGGCAGGAATCGGAGTTTTACGTTTACGTGGAAAGCCATGACCGGGTGTCTAAGGAGCGTGCCATGCGTAGGCGCAGACTCAGACGTCTGTGGGTGGGCTTGCGCGAACTTCGCAATCGAAAAGCCCTCACGCACGATGACCTGCTCATGCATATTGGCGCGTTAAAGAGAGAAGCCGGACGAGACTACAGGCTGGTCACGATCTCCATTCCCAAACCGCAGGAACCGGTCAATGAGAATACGTTCCGGTTCAGTTTGGATCGGGAACGCCTGAGGCAGGCGTATCGGCGCGAGGGGCGTTATTTGCTTCGTTCCAACATGCAGGCCACCGCGCCAGAAACCGTCTGGGAAAATTATTTGCTGTTGACACGGATAGAACAGGCATTTAAGGACTTGAAGGGGTCTCTTTCCGTCCGCCCCCTATGGCATCAATTGGAACGGAGAATTGAAGCCCATATCTTTGTTTCCTTTTTGGCTTTTTGTCTCCACACGACACTGCGCAATCTTGCGCGGGGGAGGGCCGGAGGGCTGACGTCTGAAGCGATTTTGGAAAAACTGTCGGGCATTCAAATGATAGACGTTCATTTACCGACCACGGATGGCCGTCATATTGTCATGAGTCGTTATACCCAGCCGGAGAAGGACGTTTTACTCCTTTTGGCACAATTGGGATTAACGCTTCCTGAACAACCGCCGCCCAAGGTTTACGCATCCGGACAGGTCGGCCTGTAG
- a CDS encoding DUF433 domain-containing protein, producing MKEEELLSRITYNPLIFNGKPIIRGMRIAVEHVLGMLASGSTVEEVLEGYPFLENEDIQACLLYAYRIVAHERIEPALVREQ from the coding sequence ATGAAAGAAGAAGAACTTTTAAGCCGTATTACTTATAATCCTTTAATATTTAACGGGAAACCCATTATTCGAGGGATGCGAATTGCTGTGGAACATGTACTTGGTATGCTTGCTTCTGGTTCTACAGTAGAAGAAGTGTTAGAAGGGTATCCTTTTTTAGAAAATGAGGATATACAGGCATGTTTACTTTATGCTTACCGGATTGTTGCACACGAAAGAATAGAGCCTGCCTTAGTTAGAGAGCAATAA
- a CDS encoding cytochrome c biogenesis protein — MDTAHFLNQLSVNLYWLCFIAYTAYWGIGFTRLKLRFPILAGMIVLDLASITLRGISIEYFPLTNKFESFNAFAVAAFIILLINMRTKSHIYRMSLFGVGYGFYAAAAYFPKGLSYAPPLMLTLWYVLHVPLSFFCYALWVSAMSAAVARYFTRDEKKAYDHLIDLGFQYGLVIFSVSMIFGGLWGYVAWGAYFLWDAKVVWSVIIWFFYATCLHLDYWQEAKRYKPPMAIVGFIILMMTYVGTSFLIGSSHSFR; from the coding sequence ATGGATACGGCTCATTTCCTCAACCAATTGTCAGTCAATTTATATTGGCTCTGTTTCATTGCCTATACCGCATATTGGGGCATTGGATTTACCCGGTTAAAACTCCGATTTCCGATTCTGGCAGGGATGATCGTTCTCGACCTTGCATCGATTACGCTGCGTGGCATATCGATTGAGTATTTTCCCTTGACCAACAAATTCGAGTCCTTTAATGCATTTGCCGTTGCAGCCTTTATTATTTTGCTCATAAATATGAGAACAAAAAGCCATATCTACCGCATGTCTCTCTTTGGGGTTGGCTATGGTTTTTATGCGGCGGCTGCATATTTCCCAAAAGGATTGAGCTACGCGCCGCCCCTGATGCTGACCCTCTGGTACGTTTTACACGTTCCCCTCTCCTTTTTTTGTTACGCCTTGTGGGTGAGCGCCATGTCTGCGGCTGTAGCGCGTTATTTTACCCGTGATGAAAAAAAGGCGTACGATCATCTTATTGATTTGGGATTTCAATATGGTCTCGTTATCTTTTCTGTTTCAATGATTTTTGGAGGCTTGTGGGGCTACGTCGCATGGGGGGCATATTTCCTCTGGGATGCAAAAGTTGTCTGGTCTGTAATCATCTGGTTTTTCTATGCCACGTGTCTGCATCTTGATTACTGGCAGGAGGCAAAACGATATAAGCCGCCAATGGCTATCGTAGGATTTATTATACTCATGATGACATACGTGGGCACCAGCTTTTTGATCGGTAGTTCACACAGCTTTCGATAA
- a CDS encoding WecB/TagA/CpsF family glycosyltransferase, translating to MYRYSTENILSYPVTTGSKEDCIARIIQWVEDGAKGKYFVCANPHSLEMARNDMIFEEAIKKADLITPDGVGIVIASKLLGGCIKERITGSDIFLEVSAVLNKKSNYTYFFLGSTEENLQTIKDKMKVDFPNIKVAGAYSPPFKPEFTTEENRIMVETINRAKPDVLWVGMTAPKQEKWIYKHKDQLEVKFIGAIGAVFDFYTGNVKRSHPIFQNFGLEWLPRLMREPGRLWRRNFISNPSFLLRAIRSGFHNKLRQD from the coding sequence ATGTATCGATATAGTACTGAAAACATCCTTAGTTACCCTGTCACAACAGGATCAAAAGAAGATTGTATAGCACGTATAATCCAATGGGTTGAGGATGGTGCAAAGGGAAAATATTTCGTTTGTGCAAATCCCCATTCTCTTGAGATGGCGAGGAACGACATGATATTCGAAGAGGCAATTAAGAAAGCCGATTTAATTACTCCAGATGGCGTCGGAATTGTCATAGCTTCAAAACTGCTTGGTGGATGTATCAAGGAACGGATTACCGGCAGCGATATTTTTCTTGAAGTCAGCGCCGTATTAAATAAGAAATCAAACTATACCTATTTTTTCCTAGGCTCAACTGAGGAAAATCTGCAAACAATAAAGGATAAAATGAAGGTAGATTTTCCTAATATAAAGGTTGCTGGAGCTTATTCGCCTCCTTTCAAACCAGAATTCACTACCGAAGAAAACAGGATTATGGTTGAGACCATCAATCGTGCCAAGCCAGATGTGCTCTGGGTTGGAATGACTGCCCCAAAGCAGGAGAAATGGATATACAAGCATAAGGATCAATTGGAAGTAAAATTTATTGGCGCTATAGGCGCTGTTTTTGATTTTTATACCGGAAATGTAAAAAGGTCACATCCCATCTTTCAAAATTTTGGCCTGGAATGGCTTCCTCGACTCATGCGCGAACCTGGTCGTCTGTGGCGGCGTAATTTCATCTCTAATCCTTCCTTCCTCCTACGGGCAATTCGTTCGGGATTTCACAATAAATTAAGACAGGATTAA
- a CDS encoding IS1634 family transposase, whose product MLELDTFWRMRLPSSRKGTSWLNILKALVCYRLIDPGSEFRFHREWYVRSATGDLLGEDYSLAQKDKAYRCLDLLLEHRDELFAYLKEKWGKLFGAKYDVLLYDLTSTYFESDPPPTGSGSKKRFGYSRDKRSDCVQVVVALVLTPEGFPVAYEVYPGNTRDTATLEEFLDRIEKQYGKFRRTWLMDRGIPTEEMLEKMRERGIDYLVGTPKGHLTRVEKPLLEQTWMRARESVRVKVLRQESEFYVYVESHDRVSKERAMRRRRLRRLWVGLRELRNRKALTRDDLFMHIGALKKEAGRDYRLVTISIPKPQEPVNENTFRFSLDRERLRQAYRREGVICFVPTCRPPRQKPSGKIICC is encoded by the coding sequence ATGCTGGAACTGGACACATTCTGGAGGATGCGTCTGCCGTCAAGCCGGAAGGGGACAAGCTGGTTGAATATACTGAAGGCGCTTGTCTGTTACCGGTTGATCGATCCGGGAAGCGAATTTCGTTTTCACCGTGAGTGGTACGTGCGGAGCGCAACAGGCGATCTGCTGGGAGAGGATTATTCCCTGGCGCAGAAGGACAAGGCGTATCGTTGTTTGGATTTGTTGCTTGAGCATCGGGACGAGCTGTTTGCCTATTTAAAGGAGAAGTGGGGCAAGCTCTTTGGGGCGAAGTACGATGTACTGCTGTATGATTTGACGAGTACGTATTTTGAAAGTGACCCACCTCCGACTGGATCGGGGAGTAAGAAACGGTTTGGATATAGCCGGGACAAACGTTCGGATTGCGTGCAGGTGGTAGTGGCATTGGTGTTAACGCCGGAAGGATTTCCCGTTGCCTACGAAGTGTATCCGGGCAATACCAGAGACACCGCAACGCTGGAGGAATTTCTGGATCGGATTGAAAAGCAGTATGGGAAATTCCGGCGCACCTGGCTTATGGATCGCGGTATTCCAACGGAGGAGATGTTGGAAAAGATGCGTGAGCGCGGGATTGATTATTTGGTTGGGACTCCGAAGGGGCATTTGACGCGAGTAGAAAAACCGCTACTCGAACAAACCTGGATGCGGGCGAGGGAGAGCGTCCGCGTGAAAGTTCTTCGGCAGGAATCGGAGTTTTACGTTTACGTGGAAAGCCATGACCGGGTGTCTAAGGAGCGTGCCATGCGTCGGCGCAGACTCAGACGTCTGTGGGTGGGCTTGCGCGAACTTCGCAATCGAAAAGCCCTCACGCGCGATGACCTGTTCATGCATATTGGCGCGTTAAAGAAAGAAGCCGGACGAGACTACAGACTGGTCACGATCTCCATTCCCAAACCGCAGGAACCGGTCAATGAGAATACGTTCCGGTTCAGTTTGGATCGGGAACGCCTGAGGCAGGCGTATCGGCGCGAGGGCGTTATTTGCTTCGTTCCAACATGCAGGCCACCGCGCCAGAAACCGTCTGGGAAAATTATTTGCTGTTGA
- a CDS encoding DNA polymerase III subunit alpha, protein MKNENFVHLHVHSEYSLLDGACKISDLVDKALQLKMPALALTDHGNMFGAVEFYEMARSKGIKPILGYEAYVAQGSRFDKEAKNGKETISHITLLAEDNEGYRNLLKLTTSAYLEGFYYKPRIDKAILKAHATGLICLSGCMTSEINRYLVQNRTEEASQVAREFKDIFGPEHFYLEVQNNGIEHQAKLVSDAAEIGRKFGIPLVATNDIHYLNMDDATAHDALLCINTGKHLSDVQRMRFGTNEFYFKNFQEMHTVFQHIPEALENTVKIANRCNVEMTFGKMHLPKFTAPNGMTNNAYLRKLCEEGAVQIYGSLNQNIRDRLDYELKVIESTGFVDYFLIVWDFIHFAIQHRIPATGRGSGAGSLVAYVLNITNIDPLENDLLFERFLNAERISMPDLDIDFCAEGREKVIQYVRQKYGGDSNVAQIITFGTMKAKAVIRDVGRVMNIPLSEVDKVAKLIPNTLNITLKEALEQEPALKALYENEKHIHDLFDISKKLEGLCRHASVHAAGIVISDEPLTEYVPLAKNGDVVTTQFYDEILVDKIGLLKADFLGVRKLTVLDKALKLIRETTGKDIDLTKIPMDDRKTYELLSRGNVKGVFQVETSRGFKELLKKLKPDTFADILPLVALYRPGPLQSGMVDSFINRKHGREEVAYPHPFLEPILKETYGVILYQEQVMRIANRLAGFSLNQADNLRKAMGKKKPEIMAKFKDQFINGAVANGIPKETAVSIFELMEYFAGYGFNKSHSAAYAVITYQTAYLKANYPVQYMVAQLSCEKQNMDKIVDYIEDCRHTGIGVLPPDINESQNDFTISQGNKIRFGLGAIKNVGDKAIESIIQSRDKGERYTSILDLCKRVDMRVVNKQVLESLIKSGCFDSLHDNRAKLLAGLDTAMQLGGIAGKERRKGQKSLFAIGSDLDIAVKADAGTETEVKQWTEKEIRQAEKESLGFYLSSHPLNVCQQKIKQLSTVSSAEMSEHADGEEIIIGGIVTNLKPSVTKRGDPMMYITLEDMKGAVECVIFSKEMKSHQSLLNMDEIVFVKGQIGFQSTAPSIRIKEMIAEKDALKRLTKCITLRFEGAHFDEVKLNQLREIIKKHSGTCPLFLEISNPEQTSTVIKASSQYFTSVTDNFLSCIKELFGPDALKLNQREMLAMV, encoded by the coding sequence ATGAAGAACGAAAATTTTGTCCATCTCCATGTCCATAGTGAATATAGTCTTCTTGACGGCGCCTGCAAAATCAGTGATCTTGTTGATAAAGCCTTGCAGCTGAAAATGCCCGCCCTTGCCCTGACCGATCATGGGAATATGTTTGGCGCTGTGGAGTTTTATGAAATGGCAAGGTCAAAAGGAATAAAGCCCATATTGGGATATGAGGCCTATGTGGCACAGGGCAGTCGTTTTGATAAAGAAGCGAAAAACGGAAAGGAAACGATCAGCCACATCACCCTCCTTGCAGAAGATAACGAAGGATATCGCAATCTTCTCAAGCTCACAACATCAGCATATCTTGAGGGCTTTTACTACAAACCAAGAATCGACAAGGCAATCCTGAAGGCGCATGCCACAGGGCTCATTTGCCTCAGTGGCTGCATGACCTCGGAAATTAATCGTTATTTAGTACAGAACCGCACGGAAGAGGCATCACAGGTAGCAAGGGAATTCAAGGATATCTTTGGGCCAGAGCATTTTTACCTGGAAGTCCAAAACAACGGAATCGAACATCAGGCAAAGTTGGTATCAGACGCGGCGGAGATAGGAAGGAAGTTCGGCATCCCGCTTGTTGCAACCAACGACATCCACTATTTGAATATGGATGACGCTACCGCCCACGATGCCCTGCTCTGCATTAATACCGGGAAACATCTATCGGACGTCCAAAGGATGCGTTTCGGAACGAACGAATTTTATTTCAAAAACTTTCAGGAGATGCACACCGTCTTCCAGCATATACCCGAGGCCTTAGAGAATACAGTAAAAATCGCCAACCGCTGTAATGTGGAAATGACCTTCGGGAAGATGCACCTGCCCAAATTTACCGCACCAAACGGTATGACCAACAATGCCTATCTGAGAAAACTCTGCGAGGAGGGCGCCGTGCAAATATACGGTTCTCTTAACCAGAATATCCGCGACCGTCTGGATTACGAGCTAAAGGTTATCGAAAGCACGGGATTTGTGGATTATTTTTTAATTGTCTGGGACTTTATTCACTTTGCCATTCAGCATCGTATTCCCGCTACAGGCCGTGGTTCAGGCGCCGGCAGTCTCGTTGCCTACGTGCTGAATATTACAAACATTGACCCCCTTGAAAACGATTTGCTCTTTGAGCGGTTTCTGAATGCGGAGAGAATCTCCATGCCTGATCTGGATATTGATTTCTGCGCTGAAGGCCGCGAAAAGGTCATTCAGTACGTCCGGCAAAAATACGGCGGCGACAGCAACGTCGCCCAGATCATCACCTTTGGAACGATGAAGGCAAAGGCCGTCATCCGGGACGTCGGACGGGTGATGAATATACCGTTATCCGAAGTAGACAAGGTGGCCAAATTGATCCCCAATACCCTTAACATAACTTTAAAGGAGGCCCTGGAGCAGGAGCCAGCGCTCAAAGCGCTGTATGAAAACGAAAAACATATTCATGATCTGTTTGACATTTCCAAAAAACTGGAGGGACTCTGCCGCCACGCATCGGTGCATGCTGCAGGTATCGTCATTTCAGACGAACCGTTAACTGAATACGTCCCCTTGGCAAAGAATGGAGACGTGGTTACCACACAATTTTATGATGAAATCCTGGTAGATAAAATCGGGTTGCTGAAGGCAGATTTTCTTGGCGTCCGGAAACTAACCGTCCTTGATAAGGCCCTGAAACTGATCCGGGAAACGACGGGTAAGGACATTGATCTGACAAAGATTCCTATGGATGACAGGAAAACATATGAATTATTATCCCGCGGGAATGTAAAGGGGGTCTTCCAGGTAGAAACCAGTCGTGGCTTTAAAGAACTGCTCAAAAAGCTAAAACCCGATACCTTTGCAGACATCTTACCCCTCGTGGCATTGTACAGGCCTGGTCCTTTGCAAAGTGGGATGGTAGACTCCTTTATTAACCGAAAGCACGGCAGGGAAGAGGTTGCCTATCCTCATCCTTTCCTAGAACCGATCCTGAAAGAGACCTACGGCGTAATTTTATACCAGGAGCAGGTCATGCGTATTGCCAACCGTTTGGCAGGATTTTCCCTGAATCAGGCCGACAACCTTCGCAAAGCCATGGGAAAGAAGAAGCCGGAGATTATGGCAAAATTCAAGGACCAGTTCATCAACGGCGCAGTCGCGAATGGAATCCCGAAAGAGACTGCGGTCAGCATATTCGAATTGATGGAATATTTTGCAGGTTACGGATTTAACAAATCTCATTCTGCAGCCTATGCGGTAATCACGTACCAAACCGCTTATCTGAAGGCGAACTACCCGGTACAGTACATGGTTGCCCAACTCAGTTGTGAAAAACAGAATATGGATAAGATCGTGGACTATATTGAGGACTGCCGCCACACGGGCATCGGGGTGCTTCCCCCCGATATCAACGAAAGTCAAAACGACTTTACCATCTCCCAGGGAAACAAGATACGGTTTGGATTAGGGGCAATCAAAAATGTGGGCGATAAGGCTATCGAGTCCATTATACAGTCACGGGACAAAGGGGAACGCTATACCTCAATCCTGGATCTATGCAAACGGGTTGATATGCGGGTTGTCAACAAACAGGTACTCGAGTCTTTGATCAAATCCGGATGTTTTGACTCACTGCATGACAACCGGGCAAAACTCCTTGCCGGACTCGATACGGCTATGCAATTAGGCGGTATAGCAGGTAAAGAAAGACGAAAGGGGCAAAAATCCCTGTTTGCCATTGGAAGTGATCTGGATATTGCCGTGAAGGCAGATGCCGGAACAGAGACTGAGGTGAAGCAGTGGACAGAAAAAGAGATCCGTCAGGCAGAGAAGGAAAGCCTCGGTTTCTACCTGAGTTCGCATCCATTGAATGTCTGCCAGCAAAAGATTAAACAGTTGTCTACCGTGTCTTCAGCAGAAATGTCAGAACATGCTGATGGAGAAGAGATCATTATCGGGGGTATTGTCACCAATCTGAAACCGAGTGTAACGAAACGGGGCGATCCCATGATGTATATCACCCTGGAAGATATGAAGGGCGCCGTTGAGTGCGTTATCTTTAGCAAAGAAATGAAGTCGCATCAGTCGTTATTAAACATGGATGAAATTGTTTTCGTGAAGGGCCAGATTGGTTTCCAGAGCACTGCCCCGTCCATACGGATAAAAGAGATGATAGCCGAAAAAGACGCACTAAAGCGTCTGACCAAATGCATAACACTTCGGTTTGAAGGAGCACATTTTGATGAGGTAAAATTAAATCAGCTCAGGGAAATCATCAAGAAACACTCCGGCACATGCCCGCTCTTCCTCGAAATCAGCAACCCCGAACAAACCAGCACAGTAATTAAAGCCTCAAGTCAATATTTCACATCGGTAACGGACAATTTTCTGTCTTGTATAAAAGAACTCTTTGGTCCCGATGCGCTCAAGCTTAATCAGAGAGAAATGCTTGCTATGGTTTAA
- a CDS encoding transposase — protein sequence MHIVENKSKSGKKIYRSILLRESYREGGKVRKRTIANLSNCTSREIEAIKLALSHKEDLTALGALSGSVELQEGMSVGAIWSVYQVAKELGIEEALGKDFQGRLALWQVMARVINQGSRLSAVRLAQVHAAGDVLGMKRGFDENDLYDNLSWLSEHQAKIERTLFDARRAGKKPKLFLYDVTSSYVEGELNHFGEYGYNRDGKKGKKQIVIGMLCDEFGEPVSTEVFRGNTQDPKTFESQVKKTAERFGCTGVTMVGDRGMIKTMQIECLPEGFHYIVSERKRTFCKSARSIFYLPIDNFKI from the coding sequence ATGCATATTGTGGAAAACAAATCAAAATCCGGCAAAAAAATCTATCGCTCCATTCTTTTGCGGGAATCGTATCGGGAAGGCGGAAAGGTCAGGAAGCGTACCATTGCAAATCTGTCGAACTGCACATCGCGGGAGATAGAAGCGATAAAGCTTGCCCTCAGCCATAAAGAGGATCTCACTGCATTGGGGGCATTGTCAGGATCGGTGGAACTCCAGGAGGGGATGTCCGTGGGGGCGATCTGGAGTGTGTACCAGGTGGCAAAGGAATTAGGGATAGAGGAGGCGTTGGGGAAGGATTTTCAAGGGAGACTGGCGCTGTGGCAGGTAATGGCGCGGGTGATAAATCAGGGGTCAAGACTCTCGGCGGTAAGGCTGGCGCAGGTGCATGCGGCGGGTGATGTGCTGGGTATGAAGCGGGGGTTCGACGAGAATGATCTCTACGATAATTTATCGTGGTTATCGGAGCATCAGGCAAAGATAGAGCGAACGTTGTTTGATGCAAGACGGGCAGGCAAAAAGCCGAAGCTGTTTCTGTATGACGTGACGAGCAGTTATGTGGAGGGGGAGTTAAATCATTTTGGTGAGTACGGGTATAATCGTGACGGCAAGAAGGGGAAGAAGCAGATCGTGATTGGTATGCTGTGTGATGAATTTGGGGAGCCGGTGTCCACGGAGGTTTTTCGGGGCAATACTCAGGACCCAAAGACCTTTGAGTCTCAGGTAAAGAAGACGGCAGAACGGTTTGGGTGCACCGGGGTGACCATGGTAGGTGATCGGGGGATGATCAAGACGATGCAAATCGAATGTTTACCGGAGGGGTTTCATTACATAGTGTCTGAACGAAAACGCACTTTTTGTAAAAGTGCGAGGTCGATTTTCTATTTACCAATAGATAATTTTAAGATTTGA
- a CDS encoding transposase — MIKYIGLDAHSSTCTFNVTDERGREVDNTTIESNGRLLVKYVRGVEGVKKLTFEECELSNWLYEILRPEVDELIVCNPVANGDYKKKKTDKMDARKLSNLLRGGFLVPVYHDGSKRERLRSLMSGYQDFIEEGVRLKNRYKSLFRKSGKKIKGEALYNDESFLEGLERRDFQFIGTQIYQLLEKMEEGRQEYVKEIVRCSKGFKEIKYLKSIPGIGSIQAAKIVSQVIDPERFSSKYKYYSYCGLVRHKRISDGRGYGSEKIWGNRILKCVYKMAGHSVLKGKSGLRNYYDTLRLKGIGHDNAYNAVCRKIAAISLSVWRKSEKYNDRLITGNLIK; from the coding sequence ATGATAAAGTATATAGGATTGGATGCACATTCGTCAACATGTACATTCAATGTGACGGATGAAAGAGGGAGGGAAGTAGACAACACTACGATTGAGAGCAATGGCCGGCTTTTGGTGAAGTATGTGAGGGGAGTGGAGGGTGTTAAGAAACTGACCTTTGAAGAGTGTGAATTAAGCAACTGGCTGTATGAGATATTGAGACCAGAAGTAGATGAGTTGATCGTATGCAATCCAGTAGCAAACGGAGACTACAAGAAGAAAAAGACGGACAAGATGGATGCCAGGAAGCTGTCGAATCTTTTGCGAGGAGGTTTTCTCGTACCGGTATATCATGATGGTTCAAAGAGGGAGAGGTTAAGGAGTTTAATGTCCGGGTATCAGGATTTCATTGAAGAGGGTGTGAGGCTAAAGAACCGATACAAATCCTTATTTCGGAAAAGTGGGAAGAAAATCAAAGGTGAAGCGTTATATAACGACGAGAGTTTCCTGGAAGGATTAGAGCGAAGAGACTTTCAATTTATTGGCACGCAGATCTATCAGCTTTTAGAGAAGATGGAAGAAGGCAGGCAGGAATATGTAAAAGAGATCGTTCGATGCAGTAAGGGATTTAAAGAGATAAAATATCTCAAGAGCATTCCCGGCATTGGGAGTATCCAGGCGGCGAAGATCGTATCACAGGTAATAGACCCGGAGAGGTTTAGCAGTAAGTACAAATATTACAGCTACTGTGGGTTGGTGAGGCATAAGAGGATAAGTGATGGGAGGGGATATGGGAGTGAAAAGATTTGGGGAAATCGGATATTAAAATGCGTATACAAGATGGCAGGACATTCGGTTTTAAAGGGTAAGAGCGGTTTAAGGAACTATTACGATACCTTGCGGTTGAAAGGCATCGGTCATGACAATGCCTATAATGCAGTATGTCGTAAGATAGCGGCAATATCTTTAAGCGTGTGGAGGAAGAGTGAGAAATATAATGACAGACTGATCACTGGCAATCTAATCAAGTAA
- a CDS encoding DUF5615 family PIN-like protein — MNDLRKAGFDVSWIPEFGKDPGDDNIIKKALEEGSILVTADKDFGELVFLHKRPHPAIIRLVDIPARNQGTVLLRLVETHHFDIERHALITVEKYRVRVRILEKDDKNAEPI; from the coding sequence ATGAACGACCTTAGAAAAGCTGGGTTTGACGTATCATGGATACCTGAATTTGGTAAGGATCCAGGCGATGATAATATTATAAAGAAGGCTCTTGAAGAAGGTTCAATTTTAGTTACAGCAGATAAGGATTTTGGAGAGCTTGTCTTTTTACATAAAAGACCCCATCCTGCAATAATAAGATTAGTTGATATCCCTGCAAGAAATCAGGGAACTGTATTGCTTCGATTAGTAGAAACACATCATTTTGATATAGAAAGACATGCATTAATAACTGTTGAAAAATATCGTGTACGTGTACGTATTCTTGAAAAAGATGATAAGAATGCAGAACCAATATAA